One segment of Erigeron canadensis isolate Cc75 chromosome 2, C_canadensis_v1, whole genome shotgun sequence DNA contains the following:
- the LOC122588301 gene encoding oleosin H2-like, producing the protein MTEHPMDTTKSHFQQTSHTYSPKKLVAVVTVFPITGFFLILSSLILTGTLIGLAVSTPLFILFSPILVPAFLTIGLAVTGFIVSGAFGISGLSSLTYIMSYLKRMRANSGGGWVHDQLDYSKRRAQATAGSYVGQKVTDVGHRTQQATAG; encoded by the coding sequence ATGACCGAGCACCCCATGGACACAACCAAGTCCCATTTCCAGCAAACCAGCCACACCTATTCACCAAAAAAACTTGTTGCCGTCGTAACCGTTTTCCCTATCACTGGCTTCTTCCTCATTCTATCGTCTCTCATTCTCACTGGCACCCTTATCGGCCTCGCCGTCTCCACTCCGCTTTTCATCCTTTTCAGCCCGATACTCGTCCCGGCCTTCTTAACAATCGGGTTGGCGGTCACAGGGTTTATAGTTTCTGGAGCTTTTGGAATCTCGGGGTTGTCTTCTTTGACATATATTATGAGCTACTTGAAGAGGATGAGGGCCAATAGTGGTGGTGGGTGGGTCCATGATCAGTTGGATTATTCAAAAAGACGGGCTCAAGCTACTGCTGGATCATATGTGGGTCAGAAAGTTACGGATGTGGGCCACAGGACCCAACAAGCTACTGCTGGCTAG
- the LOC122586692 gene encoding DEAD-box ATP-dependent RNA helicase 20: MNHYDARIVDAGSYHQRRSDFMGLPATAGPPANFGRGGAAPFRGPPAVVPPPFVGGARGVGNGYPPFEPGVRGGFNVGVGVGRGGRGFGASRGGGSGGGRMSNGGFDGGLGRGGGRGFDSGRGGRGSRGGGRDGGRGFGGGGGRGGGGGRGFGGGGRGGRGGGSKGDLDNIALPKQDFGNLVPFEKNFYVENPSVRDLNDHEVAIYRDRREITIEGHDVPRPVRMFHEAGFPDYCLEVISRLGFSEPTPIQAQGWPMALKGRDLIGIAETGSGKTLSYLLPALVHVAAQPQLVHGDGPIVLVLAPTRELAVQIQQEAGKFGSHSRIRSTCIYGGAPKGPQIRDLQRGVEIVIGTPGRLIDMLEARHTNLRRVTYLVLDEADRMLDMGFEPQIRKIISQIRPDRQTLYWSATWPKEVESLARQFLRNPYKVIIGSPVLKANQSINQIIEVVTDAEKYNRLIGLLKEMMDGSRILIFVETKKGCDQVTRQLRMDGWPALSIHGDKSQDERDWVLAEFKSGRSLIMTATDVAARGLDVKDIKCVINYDFPTSLEDYVHRIGRTGRAGAKGIAVTFFTHSNAKYARELVKILQEAGQVVPAALTAMTRSMGPGGGNFRSRGRNGFGNRGLTGSNTVPVGSKRRW; this comes from the exons ATGAATCATTACGATGCCAGAATTGTCGACGCCGGTTCTTACCATCAGCGCCGGAG TGATTTTATGGGATTACCGGCTACTGCGGGACCCCCTGCAAACTTTGGCCGAGGAGGAGCGGCTCCGTTCAGAGGTCCTCCGGCTGTAGTGCCGCCGCCTTTTGTAGGCGGTGCTAGAGGTGTTGGAAATGGTTACCCACCTTTTGAACCTGGTGTGAGGGGAGGTTTTAATGTAGGTGTAGGTGTTGGAAGAGGAGGGAGGGGATTCGGTGCCTCGAGaggtggtggtagtggcggAGGGAGAATGAGTAATGGAGGCTTTGATGGTGGTTTAGGGAGAGGAGGTGGACGGGGTTTTGATTCAGGACGTGGTGGTAGGGGGAGTCGGGGAGGTGGACGTGATGGAGGTAGAGGGTTTGGTGGTGGGGGTGGGCGAGGTGGAGGTGGAGGGAGgggttttggtggtggtgggagAGGAGGAAGAGGTGGTGGGTCAAAAGGGGATCTGGATAATATTGCTTTACCGAAACAGGATTTTGGAAATCTGGTGCCTTTTGAGAAGAACTTTTACGTCGAGAATCCTTCTGTTAGGGACTTGAATGATCACGAGGTCGCGATTTACCGTGACCGAAGGGAGATTACTATTGAAGGTCATGATGTTCCAAGGCCAGTCCGGATGTTTCATGAGGCTGGTTTTCCCG ACTACTGTCTCGAGGTCATTTCCAGACTGGGATTTTCTGAGCCGACACCAATTCAGGCCCAAGGATGGCCTATGGCTTTGAAGGGAAGAGATTTAATTGGGATTGCCGAGACTGGTTCGGGGAAGACTTTGTCGTATTTGCTTCCTGCTTTGGTTCATGTTGCAGCCCAACCTCAATTGG TTCATGGGGACGGTCCCATTGTACTAGTGCTGGCTCCCACTCGAGAATTAGCTGTCCAGATCCAACAAGAAGCTGGAAAATTTGGATCACATTCCAGAATAAGAAGCACTTGCATATATGGTGGTGCCCCTAAGGGACCCCAGATTCGTGATCTTCAAAGAG GGGTTGAAATTGTTATCGGGACGCCTGGTCGGTTGATAGATATGCTGGAAGCCCGACACACAAACTTGAGAAGAGTGACTTACCTTGTCTTAGATGAAGCCGATCGCATGTTAGATATGGGGTTTGAGCCTCAAATTCGAAAAATTATTTCCCAA ATCAGACCAGATAGACAAACTCTATATTGGAGTGCCACATGGCCTAAAGAGGTTGAGAGTTTGGCAAGGCAGTTCTTACGCAATCCATACAAG GTGATCATTGGTTCCCCTGTTCTTAAAGCAAACCAGTCAATAAACCAGATTATTGAGGTTGTAACAGATGCAGAAAAGTACAACAG GTTGATTGGACTGCTGAAAGAAATGATGGATGGAAGCCGAATTCTTATATTTGTGGAAACAAAGAAAGGATGTGATCAAGTGACAAGACAACTTAGAATGGATGGATGGCCTGCATTATCCATCCATGGTGATAAAAGCCAAGATGAAAGAGATTGGGTCTTGGCAGAGTTCAAAAGTGGCAGAAGTCTTATAATGACTGCCACTGATGTTGCTGCCCGTGGTCTTG ATGTGAAGGACATAAAATGTGTTATCAATTATGATTTCCCCACAAGTCTTGAGGATTACGTACATAGAATAGGACGTACTGGACGTGCAGGAGCCAAGGGGATTGCTGTCACTTTTTTTACCCATTCAAATGCAAAATATGCTAGAGAGCTCGTGAAGATCCTTCAAGAAGCTGGCCAAGTTGTTCCTGCTGCATTAACTGCTATGACCCGGTCAATGGGTCCTGGGG GTGGGAACTTTAGATCAAGAGGTCGAAATGGATTTGGCAATCGCGGTTTGACAGGATCCAATACTGTGCCTGTTGGTTCAAAAAGGCGTTGGTAA
- the LOC122588607 gene encoding copper methylamine oxidase-like translates to MASASKTTSHCSDHDDSISIPRRHQIVPASASSADVVVVDDRPLPIPNSVITSSSSDPSPSTKGIQVLTRAQTSHPLDPLSAAEIKVAVATVRAAGATPEVRDGMRFVEVVLSEPDKSVVALADAYFFPPFQPSLLPRSKGGAVIPTKLPPRRARLVVYNKKSNETSVWIVELSEVHAATRGGHHRGKVISSRVVVDVQPPMDAVEYAECEAVVKDYPPFREAMKKRGIEDMDLLMVDAWCVGYHSEADSPSRRLAKPLIFCRTESDSPMENGYARPVEGIYVLVDMQNMIVLEFEDRKLVPLPPADPLRNYTPGHTRGGVDRSDVKPLQILQPDGPSFRVSGNFVEWQKWNFRIGFTPREGLVIHSVAYVDGSRGRRPIAHRLSFVEMVVPYGDPNDPHYRKNAFDAGEDGLGKNAHSLKKGCDCLGYIKYFDAHFTNFIGGVETIENCVCMHEEDHGMLWKHQDWRTGLAEVRRSRRLTVSFICTVANYEYGFYWHFYQDGKIEAEVKLTGILSLGALQPGEVRKYGTTIAPGLYAPVHQHFFVARMDMSVDCKPGEAHNQVVEVDVKVEEPGNNNVHNNAFYTQQTLLKSESQAMRDCNPLSARHWIVQNTRTVNRTGQLTGYKLVPGSNCLPLAGPEAKFLRRAAFLKHNLWVTPYASGEDFPGGEFPNQNPRVGEGLASWVQQNRSLEETDIVLWYIFGITHVPRLEDWPVMPVEHIGFMLQPHGFFNCSPAVDVPPGACESDVKDSHVKDTISPKSVTNGLLSKL, encoded by the exons ATGGCCTCAGCTTCGAAAACGACGTCGCATTGTTCCGATCATGATGATTCTATCTCAATCCCCCGCCGCCATCAGATTGTCCCGGCCTCCGCTTCTTCCGCCGATGTCGTTGTCGTCGATGATCGCCCCCTTCCGATTCCCAATTCCGTGATcacctcttcttcttctgatCCTTCTCCTTCCACCAAAG GAATCCAAGTCCTCACAAGGGCTCAAACCAGTCATCCTCTTGACCCTTTATCTGCTGCTGAAATCAAAGTAGCCGTGGCAACTGTCAGGGCAGCTGGAGCAACACCTGAG GTCAGAGATGGCATGCGATTTGTGGAAGTGGTTCTTTCAGAACCTGATAAAAGTGTTGTAGCACTTGCAGATGCATACTTCTTTCCACCATTCCAACCATCATTGTTACCCAGAAGCAAAGGAGGAGCTGTAATACCTACTAAACTTCCCCCAAGGAGAGCTCGACTTgttgtttataataaaaaatcaaatgagaCGAGTGTGTGGATTGTTGAACTATCTGAGGTACATGCAGCCACTCGAGGTGGACATCATCGGGGAAAAGTCATCTCATCACGAGTTGTCGTAGATGTTCAGCCTCCTATG GATGCCGTGGAATATGCTGAATGTGAAGCCGTCGTGAAAGATTATCCTCCCTTCAGGGAGGCTATGAAGAAAAGGGGCATAGAGGATATGGATCTCCTGATGGTTGATGCTTG GTGTGTTGGATATCATAGTGAAGCTGATTCTCCTAGCCGTAGATTAGCAAAACCACTTATATTTTGTAGGACAGAAAGTGATAGTCCAATGGAAAATGGATATGCACGTCCAGTTGAAGGCATATATGTTCTAGTTGATATGCAAAATATGATAGTACTAGAATTTGAAGATCGTAAGCTTGTCCCCCTACCACCAGCTGATCCATTGAGAAACTACACTCCTGGCCATACACGAGGTGGTGTCGATCGCAGTGATGTGAAGCCTCTACAAATACTTCAGCCTGATGGACCAAGTTTCCGTGTCAGTGGGAACTTTGTGGAGTGGCAAAAG TGGAATTTTCGTATTGGTTTCACCCCGAGAGAGGGTTTGGTCATACACTCGGTTGCGTATGTTGATGGTAGTCGAGGTAGAAGACCGATAGCTCATAGATTGAGCTTTGTGGAGATGGTTGTGCCCTATGGTGACCCAAATGATCCACATTACAGAAAGAATGCATTTGATGCTGGGGAAGATGGGCTTGGAAAGAATGCTCATTCTCTTAAGAAG GGATGTGATTGCTTAGGATACATCAAGTACTTCGATGCTCATTTTACAAACTTCATCGGAGGTGTTGAAACAATCGAGAACTGTGTATGTATGCATGAAGAGGACCATGGGATGCTCTGGAAGCACCAGGATTGGAGAACTGGCTTGGCAGAGGTCCGAAGATCCCGAAGGCTAACAGTTTCTTTTATTTGCACTGTTGCAAACTATGAGTATGGCTTCTATTGGCACTTCTATCAG GATGGCAAAATTGAAGCCGAAGTTAAACTCACTGGAATTCTCAGCTTAGGAGCATTGCAGCCAGGAGAAGTTAGAAAATATGGTACTACCATTGCACCGGGATTGTATGCACCAGTTCATCAACATTTTTTTGTTGCTAGAATGGACATGTCGGTTGATTGCAAGCCTGGAGAAGCGCATAATCAG GTTGTTGAAGTTGATGTTAAGGTTGAAGAACCAGGAAACAATAATGTTCATAACAATGCATTCTATACACAACAAACATTGCTTAAATCTGAATCTCAAGCAATGCGGGATTGTAATCCGTTATCTGCTCGTCATTGGATC GTTCAAAACACCAGAACTGTGAATAGGACCGGACAACTGACAGGCTACAAACTTGTACCTGGTTCGAACTGCTTACCTTTAGCAGGTCCAGAAGCAAAGTTTTTAAGAAGGGCTGCCTTTCTGAAGCATAATCTGTGGGTTACACCTTATGCATCTGGCGAGGATTTTCCTGGAGGGGAATTTCCAAACCAAAACCCACGTGTTGGTGAAGGTCTGGCCTCATGGGTCCAGCAAAATCGCTCTCTCGAAGAAACTGATATTGTCCTCTG gTATATATTTGGGATCACTCATGTTCCTAGGTTAGAAGACTGGCCTGTGATGCCAGTGGAGCATATTGGGTTTATGCTTCAG CCACATGGGTTCTTTAATTGCTCTCCGGCTGTGGACGTTCCTCCTGGAGCTTGCGAGTCAGATGTGAAAGACAGCCATGTTAAAGATACAATTTCTCCCAAGTCGGTGACAAATGGGTTATTATCCAAGCTTTAG
- the LOC122589071 gene encoding uncharacterized protein LOC122589071 — MESLAAAGRGGMLSLQLFQIQPSITPRSFQTPFFPKPRKLTIKSHNPNNASNPQTKEEGIPIDQVKTLVKFKSRHNFIRVLEISRKSDHPFAGSRLLLLDTPGNIHSISFLLKLLTGTYFDVFATFPPILPPGPLGILGFGAGSAAKLILELYPQGVIHGWELDPSVIQVAREYFGLSKLERKYDDRLFIYIGNALNASIDEGFSGLLVDLFSNGCVIPELQDPETWMKMKNKLKRGGRIMVNVGGSCVEAEDVRKDGKVVMEETLKAMEKVFEQGEVCVLNVGRRKEDSSIAMTGGLPPNLDLWKQNLPKSLRFYVDMWKVHDFC, encoded by the coding sequence ATGGAATCATTGGCAGCAGCAGGCAGAGGAGGTATGTTGTCCCTCCAATTATTCCAAATCCAACCGTCAATAACTCCCCGCTCATTTCAAACCCCCTTCTTCCCCAAACCCAGAAAACTAACAATCAAATCCCACAATCCAAACAACGCCTCAAACCCCCAAACCAAAGAAGAAGGTATCCCAATAGACCAAGTGAAAACCCTAGTCAAATTCAAATCCCGACACAATTTCATTCGAGTCCTCGAAATCTCCCGTAAATCCGACCACCCATTCGCAGGTTCCCGTCTTCTGTTGCTCGACACTCCCGGCAACATCCACAGCATTTCCTTTCTGTTAAAACTACTAACCGGGACTTATTTCGACGTTTTCGCTACATTCCCACCAATACTACCCCCAGGCCCATTAGGAATACTCGGGTTCGGAGCCGGGTCAGCAGCCAAGTTAATACTTGAATTATACCCACAAGGGGTGATCCACGGCTGGGAACTCGACCCATCTGTAATTCAAGTTGCTAGAGAGTATTTCGGGCTCTCAAAACTGGAAAGAAAGTACGACGACAGGCTGTTTATATACATCGGAAACGCGTTGAATGCGAGTATCGATGAGGGGTTTTCCGGGTTGTTGGTTGATTTGTTTAGTAACGGGTGTGTGATACCGGAGCTCCAGGATCCGGAAACGtggatgaaaatgaaaaacaagttgaagcgAGGGGGGCGGATAATGGTGAATGTGGGAGGGAGTTGTGTGGAAGCCGAAGATGTTAGGAAAGATGGAAAAGTGGTAATGGAAGAAACTCTGAAGGCAATGGAGAAAGTGTTTGAACAAGGGGAAGTGTGTGTCTTGAATGttggaagaagaaaagaagatagCTCAATTGCCATGACTGGTGGACTGCCTCCTAATCTGGACTTGTGGAAGCAGAATTTGCCTAAATCTTTGAGGTTTTATGTTGATATGTGGAAAGTTCATGATTTTTGCTAG
- the LOC122587280 gene encoding 60S ribosomal protein L27a-3: protein MTTSLRKNRKKRGHVSAGHGRIGKHRKHPGGRGNAGGMHHHRILFDKYHPGYFGKVGMRYFHRLRNKFYCPIVNVDKLWSMVPQDAKDKATADKVPVVDVTQLGYFKVLGKGQAPLNHPMVVKTKLISKTAEKKIKEAGGAVVLTA, encoded by the coding sequence ATGACGACCAGTTTGAGAAAGAACAGAAAGAAGAGAGGACATGTGTCAGCTGGACACGGTCGTATCGGTAAGCACAGGAAGCATCCTGGAGGTCGTGGTAACGCTGGAGGTATGCACCACCACCGGATCCTTTTCGACAAGTACCATCCAGGTTACTTCGGTAAAGTTGGTATGAGGTACTTCCACAGGCTCAGAAACAAGTTTTATTGCCCCATTGTGAATGTGGACAAGCTGTGGTCAATGGTTCCTCAGGATGCAAAGGATAAGGCAACAGCCGATAAGGTCCCAGTTGTTGATGTCACACAGCTTGGTTACTTTAAGGTGTTGGGTAAGGGACAGGCTCCGTTGAACCACCCCATGGTTGTTAAGACGAAGCTCATTTCCAAGACTGCCGAGAAGAAGATTAAGGAGGCTGGTGGTGCTGTTGTGCTCACTGCTTAG